In Gossypium arboreum isolate Shixiya-1 chromosome 3, ASM2569848v2, whole genome shotgun sequence, the sequence TATAGGGACTTAAAAGCATATTTTTAAAGAACAGGAAATTTTTGGATTAACCCAATCTAGGTATGCAGGCCTACCTTCATCGTTCAAACTCAGCTCATTGAATGCCCAATTTTCAATCCCGCTATACAAAGTTGGGTAAACTAAACTAGTAGTCATTCAACTATCAGTAATTTTTTTACCATTCaactatgaaaaattataaaatgatcactCAACTATTCGATTTTTCCTTTTTTAGTCGCTAGTTGTTAAATGGCTAATGGAAAGATGACATGACATCTTTTAAAATTGGTATGGTAACAAGTTTAACCCTAAATgtttacatattctatcaatttaatcttaattctttaaaaaatagGTCTTAACGTTTACACATTACCTAAATTTATcctattttacatgaaaatataattcaatacatgctaagaaaattaaaataaaaacattttttttaattcttgttaAATTAGATAATTCTCAAATACATTGATTTCCTTATACTTTAAATGGTTGAGAACTTGATATCTCTCGATGACAATTAAttcatttttttgtttgtttgagtTGGCTGCCATTGATGAAGCAAATtgaaggtttttttttctttaagtTTTTAGACTTAAAATTGGGTTGAATTAATGAAATGGGTACTTTTTATTTTCAATGAATTGAATTGGCTAGTTTACAAAATTTAGGTAATTTTGCTTCTTATTGTTGTTCTTCATTTTTCCATTGAGTTAAATGTAAGGGCAATGTCACAAAGGGATGAAGTGAGAATACTTTAAATGTCATATTTACCAGTGAAATCCATTGCTTGATGTCAACTTTGGCTATCGTTAATGCAAGTTTACTTATGGCTATGTAAGCCTTTCAATTTATCCACTCACTAGACTCAACTAAGTTTAATGCAAAATCGACTTTGGAAGTTGATGATTCAAAAGcacttttattttcctttataCAGTGGGTTAATTGAACAAGTGGCGAGACTCTTTATGTTCGTTGGAAACATTAATGCTAATGACGACAATAACAAGAGCAACTCGGTTGAATTGACTTCAAATGAATCAAGcacgaattttatgaaatttgtgAAGAGTGAACTGACTATAATTGAGTCATCTCAACTGCCAGTATTCAATCTAACAATAGAGAATTAGAGTATCAAAATTAAAGGATGAGAAAAGGTAAAAATGATGATATTgggtttttttgtatttttaattttagcaaaattaaaggATGAAAAAAGGTAAAAATGATGATATTGGGTTTTTGTATTTCTAATTTTAGTATACTTTTGATCAAATTTAGCTAATATTTTTTTAACCTTTTAGGTGAGAAGGTCACaaaatataaaattgtaaaataatcaaattatataatgtgtaaatgttgagaattatatttttaaaataaattctaaattaatataatatataaatatctaaaagttaaaattgttattatattagTATTAAAAGCTGACacgttatttttttattaatcatttaatgatgggtgataaaaaatcatataatgaaagattattttgtaattttttataattatgctaaaaaaaaagaaacttaaTGATTACCAAAAGAGTCCTTCGTTCACTACAGGAACCAGAAACAAAAGAAGTCAACTAGGGGTCAAGTGCAATAGAGATTCATTTTCCCGACAATGAAGAGTTTCAGGTTTTGTTTCCTTATGCTTACAATCGCAATTTTGGCATCACCCGCACTTTCCGATCTGGTCCTTTCCAAAGTCGATCGACGCGTAAGTTTTTATCCTTCACTATTCAAACTTTCAAGCTTTCTAgggtttaatattattaatagtattcCTTGCGAGTTCATTTCTCTGATAAGTTCACGGCTGCTTCTGAAGATTTTATCCTTCTGAAACATCATCTCTTGGGTTGATCTGAACTGCTACAATAGTTGTATCTGTAAAGTTTTTATGTTAAAAGCGTCCCTATGTGTTGCAGATATATTTGACATCACATATTGTTCGGATTTCTTCAACTGTGAAGGTCCTTCAGTAACAAACACTTTCCTTTTCACTCTCAAATTGCTAATGCTTTCAACTCTATAATCTCTTTTCGGCTTTATTCTTTAATGTGCTGTTATATTGTCTTTAGGTGGAGAATGCAGGTCCCGAAAAGGAGTCCTTGGTTTTGCTGGCTTTTCCTGAGCAACAAGCCAAAAACATGGCATATTTGATGGCTACTCCACATGAAGGGAAAGGGAAAGTAAAAAACCCTGTTGTTGCTCTCCCTGTTGAGGCTGCCAACCCAAAAGACATGCCTGCTGCTTTGACATTCTATTCAGTATCTTTGCCTAAGGGATTAGCTGAGGGTGATAGCTTCACTTTTGATGTCTTGGCCGTATTTACCCATGCCTTGCGACCTATTCCTGAGCAAATCACTCAGGCTGATATTCAGCTTGTACTATACCAGGATAGTGCACACTATCTATCTCCTTATGCTGTGAAGGTTCAGTCTCTAAGTGTTAAATTGCCTGATTCTAGAATTGAATCCTATACAAAACTGGAGAACACAAAGATTCATGGTTCAGAAATCAAATATGGTCCTTATGAGAATCTTCCTTCATTCTCGTACTCACCCATAGCAGTTCATTTTGAAAGCAATTTACCCTTTGCTGTTGCTCAAGAATTGGTGAGAGAGATAGAAATTTCCCATTGGGGTAATGTGCAAGTCACCGAGCATTACAAGCTCATACATGGTGGTGCCCAGAGCAAGGGTGAATTTTCCAGGTTACTTCATATCTTTACCTTTTTGTGGATTATGGTGAGCGCTTTGCTGGGTTGGAAGTTTGTTACTGAATTATTACTTTTGACACTACAGGCTTGATTTCCTGGCCAGACCCAACGTTCGTGGTGCATCGGCCTTTAGGTATCTTGTTGCAAACTTGCCACCAAGGGCACATTCTGTTTATTACAGGGATGAAATTGGCAATATATCAACGTCTCATCTGCGGGGTGACTCCAAAAAGGTTATATTGCTGAGTAGGATTTAAGAGTATCTATCATTTGGTAGTTTATTCTTATTGAAGTACCATTTGTCTTTGTAGACGGAACTATTGATTGAACCTAGGTACCCGATGTTTGGTGGCTGGAGAACTGCTTTTACCATTGGATATGGCTTGCCGCTTCAGGACTTTTTGTATGAGTCAGACGGGAAGCGCTTTCTTAATATCACTTTTAGTAGCCCAATGGTTGAGTTGGTTATTGATGCACTCATTGTGAAGGTTTGTATCACTTCCTTCCCGAGCTTGCCTAAAACTTGTATAAGTACATATTTCGACTCTTACTAAATAGACATAGTTACACTACTTATTTGTTATGATTAAAACATGTCACCAAGTACTTAAATGGGCACTAGTGCTGCTGTCTTATTATGACCTTAGGACTAAGATATGTGCTTGTGTGTTATAATTGCAGTCTGGTGAATGGTAAGAGAGTTGTTTTCTTAGCATCCTCTTACAGTGATCTGGTACTTCGGTTGCAGGTTGTTTTGCCTGAGGGTTCTAGTGACATATCTGTAGCAGCTTCATTTCCTGTGGAGCAGTGGCAAGAGGTATTAGCAGGCTTATTATTTCTCTTCTATTGGAACATATGTTGTATAACTTAGGGTCGTATTTGTATTGAACTTTGAGTGTGAAGGCTTTGgttttttatatataatgtttTTATGGTTGTATGCAGACCAAGATCTCCCACTTGGATATTGATGGTAGACCAGTAGTTGTGCTAAAAAAAACTAATGTTGTGCCTCAGCACAATCAATTTTTTCAGGTCTTCTTCTTTCTCAATTTTCAGTCTGAATGTCATGCACACTGCTTCTAGCATACTAGTGTAATGCCACCATTCTGCTACCTCCAAACACAGAATATTGGACATTAGGTTTTCATAATCCTATATTTACAGGGTTAATGGTTTGTTGTTTGTTTATCTTTCAGGTCTATTACCATTTCAGTCAACTATCAATGCTCAGGGAGCCACTGATGTTAATTTCagggtttttcttcttttttgttgCTTGCATTGTTTATATGCATGCAGACATATCAATCTCCAAGTCTTCTGCTTCTTATTTGGCTAAACAGCAGTGGGAAGAGGTTAGTAGGATGTTACTATGCAATCTACTTTGCTCACCCAAATCACCATGTACAAGTGAATCGGTTTAAGAATTTTCTCTATAATTTCAGGTTCAGGCAGTGATTCAGCAGGTTCAGAATATCATAAGTAGATGCTTGACAACACATGATAACCTGGAAGCATCACTACGTGATCTTTCTAGGACTGGGAACATTCAAGCTTGTAAAGCTGCTCGAAAAGCAGCTGATGGTTTGTTAAAAGAGCTGTCCAAAGAATTGAAACCCTTGCTGACCTTCTTGCAATCTTCTCCATCAGCTGCTCAAGTATTACCCAAGGTTCACCTGTCTTTTACTGTTTGGTGTTGTTGCTCAACTTTTCTAGATCAATTAGATATGGATTTGTTGCCTTTCATGTTTGTCAATTGTTCATTTGTTGCAACATCTTGCTTTGGTAAATTTTAAACCTTAGCATGCAACAGCATTCTTGTTGTAACTTGACTATGCATGACAGAAATATTCTGTTTGCTCTGGATGCCAACAgcatttatgattttattttgcTCTATATGGAATATTCGTATAAGTGATATTTTCTTTATCTGTGTAGGTGGAGGAGCTGGTGGCTAAGGAGAGAGAATTACAGGAAAAAGTAATGGTGAAGCACTCTACAGTGGTGGACGGCTATGAGAAGAAGTTGGGGGCCCGTGATATTGAGAACCGGGTGGCTTTGCAGCAACAGAAACTTACAGCACTGAGGCAAGAAGTTGATGATCTTCTTGAGTTCATTgatgaaatataatattaagtGCTAAAGTAGGCATAATATTTTGGTCCAAACCATAGACCTGAGCTCCAACTGGAATGACCTTGCGATCTGTAATGCTGCGATCAGAATGTTGTGTAAGGATTATATATGAGTCTTAGTTAATcctgattttgatgtttattgtTTTCTTTGTTGAATGTCATGTTTTTCTTAGTAAGGCTTTTTACTCACGATGCCAGATCGAAGAGTATATATCTGCCTAATTTATTTAACTGGAAAATGCTAGCTGGCTATATAAGTAGTGAACGTAAGGCTGTCTACAGCTGTGGCCCGTTGGTTTGTGGTTTGTGGTTTGTGGTTTGCTGAAATAGATTAGCTTCACTTGTGAATGGCCGAATGCTGCAGTCTGAAACATTAAGCCATACCAGCCCACTAGTTTTCTTCAGGTCTTTAAGTAATGGTTAATTATAGTTGTAGCAGAAAAAAATTTGCTGAGTTATCTTTTGTTTTGTTATGCCTATATGACCTGTGAAGCAGAGAATGGGAACATACTGGAATGAAGAATTAAACAAACTTCTCTATGGATTATATTAGGACTATTTTCTTTCCCCTTTCTGTCATGCTCCCTCTTCTATCTCTTTTCTTCCTGCTGTTGTAGTCTTGTTTGATTGTTAATCTATGACCAGCATCACTAGTATTAGAGTTAACAATTGTCCTCGGCGATGGCAAGTGGTGTTACAACAGGATTTCAGAGGGATTTTGGTGAAGAAAGAAATCAAGATCGGCCAAGCTTCTAAGCTAGATTTGA encodes:
- the LOC108465648 gene encoding dolichyl-diphosphooligosaccharide--protein glycosyltransferase subunit 1A-like isoform X2 — protein: MKSFRFCFLMLTIAILASPALSDLVLSKVDRRVENAGPEKESLVLLAFPEQQAKNMAYLMATPHEGKGKVKNPVVALPVEAANPKDMPAALTFYSVSLPKGLAEGDSFTFDVLAVFTHALRPIPEQITQADIQLVLYQDSAHYLSPYAVKVQSLSVKLPDSRIESYTKLENTKIHGSEIKYGPYENLPSFSYSPIAVHFESNLPFAVAQELVREIEISHWGNVQVTEHYKLIHGGAQSKGEFSRLDFLARPNVRGASAFRYLVANLPPRAHSVYYRDEIGNISTSHLRGDSKKTELLIEPRYPMFGGWRTAFTIGYGLPLQDFLYESDGKRFLNITFSSPMVELVIDALIVKVVLPEGSSDISVAASFPVEQWQETKISHLDIDGRPVVVLKKTNVVPQHNQFFQVYYHFSQLSMLREPLMLISGFFFFFVACIVYMHADISISKSSASYLAKQQWEEVQAVIQQVQNIISRCLTTHDNLEASLRDLSRTGNIQACKAARKAADGLLKELSKELKPLLTFLQSSPSAAQVLPKVEELVAKERELQEKVMVKHSTVVDGYEKKLGARDIENRVALQQQKLTALRQEVDDLLEFIDEI
- the LOC108465648 gene encoding dolichyl-diphosphooligosaccharide--protein glycosyltransferase subunit 1A-like isoform X1 produces the protein MKSFRFCFLMLTIAILASPALSDLVLSKVDRRIYLTSHIVRISSTVKVENAGPEKESLVLLAFPEQQAKNMAYLMATPHEGKGKVKNPVVALPVEAANPKDMPAALTFYSVSLPKGLAEGDSFTFDVLAVFTHALRPIPEQITQADIQLVLYQDSAHYLSPYAVKVQSLSVKLPDSRIESYTKLENTKIHGSEIKYGPYENLPSFSYSPIAVHFESNLPFAVAQELVREIEISHWGNVQVTEHYKLIHGGAQSKGEFSRLDFLARPNVRGASAFRYLVANLPPRAHSVYYRDEIGNISTSHLRGDSKKTELLIEPRYPMFGGWRTAFTIGYGLPLQDFLYESDGKRFLNITFSSPMVELVIDALIVKVVLPEGSSDISVAASFPVEQWQETKISHLDIDGRPVVVLKKTNVVPQHNQFFQVYYHFSQLSMLREPLMLISGFFFFFVACIVYMHADISISKSSASYLAKQQWEEVQAVIQQVQNIISRCLTTHDNLEASLRDLSRTGNIQACKAARKAADGLLKELSKELKPLLTFLQSSPSAAQVLPKVEELVAKERELQEKVMVKHSTVVDGYEKKLGARDIENRVALQQQKLTALRQEVDDLLEFIDEI